The sequence below is a genomic window from Drosophila nasuta strain 15112-1781.00 unplaced genomic scaffold, ASM2355853v1 ctg19_pilon, whole genome shotgun sequence.
tttttaattgcaagccatgtctcatacactgttttaaagtcttatagtatatgatataattcttcttttcagcgagatcGGCTATTAATTTACATCCCACGACAATCCTGGTGTAGTGTAATAATGGGCGgggtcaagattgtaaattgaagaacaaattgccctaaaattttggaaaacgtctgttaacaataaaacatcagttttcagatacaattctaagtattccttcaatgaacgacaattaaaatgacaccatacttggatggcatgagcgtaatcctcttctgaacattctgactctgttaaattactatagaacttggaccttggtgggagagaagtttcatctagtttttcaacaaaatctaaatattcgtagggaaaacacctttcctgcgaagtagttcaaaatctgacttgtttttaaactgtgatttcagcacattgaaattgtcttcactcaaattccccgcgagtgtgtctagactagagggcataaatctgatagtatccaaaaACCTGATTTCTAGCGTATTTTTCCTAAGAGGaagatatttagaaattgatatatataattccttattcaaaggaatgacttttatttcccctcaatttctccaagttctttaacaaacaaatgtgaatcatatttggagaaattgtgaaagaatacgGGAATAAAATCACCCGTCTTGTATTTAAGGTTACAAGAATTACGGGCTGcacctctatatctacctgtaaaatgacagtgatctttcactccatcattatttaaaatacccttacatatgtgacaaatggtcgctttcctaaaattatctaactcattatgactcatgtgcattggaaccactattttcatgtggttctcatacaaatcggacaagtctgacgttaaatttttaatgaaagtgcgagcgacatcacctcctgtcttcgaaacaaacttatctaagccagagtcaaatgcacactttatgtagtatgcaaatgctactggcacatgcttattaataattttggtGTTTGCACTTACATCTAATGTTACTGGTTCCAATATGCATTCAAAGTCTGCATACACGACGAACGGAACCTCCAACTGACGGTGATGGTTCTTAAATGTAATCTTCTGATCCTTCCTTGGTCCCTCGGTAACCACCCGACTGcatctcaatgtatgttgagctgccctctcctcactcgttgagtattgtaagcattgattacagaaccaacgcttaactcgctgtttacccagttgtttggcaagtagactgtgtgtgaaaaatgaaattgtaaagtgattgtgatattttcaaatttattgaatgtacttacgatgaaatatttttaatccacacatagtgtccatgaatacccgccgttggtccgtcgacgaataataaattaatgtggattctcatttccactccatcgcagtaaagcggtccaattattttgtcagattcctcatcatacccgaaaacatttaaacttatgtgagggtttcgttgagtttactcttttattttcgaatttccatcgggaatgttaatccattgaagtcaatctttaCGTTATTGAGCTCAATTATTGGGGACGTGATCTCAACACCATAACTATTGGAATGGTATGATCTATTTATTGGTTTGAGGGCTgatataattgcccacttaaaacagaaggcatctttgttatgtacattaacaactgcccttctattttttaatttaagcggaagctcaaaatgattagagccttttgtcggatcacatttgtaaacgttaagctccagcctaatgattcgtgtcaaggtccatccgctgtccttttcctgaaactcactcatttttgcgtctatcacatttttatgcgattcaaagaAGCGAAGGAAGTTGGATCCAGTCGTAACCTGAGACATTGTACTctggaacgattttatttcttgttgaatatcatgctcagcaaacaactcaaaattgcatttggatgataggtgggtagtcatcacgcattccaagtgagggatcagtgctaatccagcctcATTTAGGAATTCAATAGGCATCCTAACATCCGCTCCCTCGTTCTCAAACATGTATTGGAGAATACGTCCCTTgtatccattcacaatctgcttgattcttccgtccaccggacggatagagttgtatttatgtatctcggtgcgagcatggaaatgccattgcatacctgcacgtaggtaatgctggcaggaatagcaatactccccattgatggtgttggtggtgttgttgaagttgttgatgttctcgagattcatgttgatgtttttgtttgtttctttttttatttgttggttgaatgtaataaagtttattttatttgtagtattgtttttaaagtatttgattgatcaaattgattttacaatgttgtttaataataataataattgatttgaacaaacttgatttcgaaagttattaacaattttcactgtacaattataatttgtttttgacgAGGGTTTTACTGTTAATGTTGaaggtttaaacaattttcactgcacaattattcacttaacaatttttaaatattgttaactttggagaATCGCGGAGCCGATGTTTATGTTGGagtcacaaactagaagtgattttaagGACTTTAGGTTTCTGGATGAAaaccgaggaaaattgaatattggGCGAATGTCGATGAGTATTCATGGTGTGCTCCCCTCATTGCACTGCGTTACCGACCTTTTCACACATTCGTCACGTCTTGGTTATAATATTCGacttttctttcagattttctattttatcttcaagtgtcttggaaatggtgttgtactttCGTCTGAATTCCATAACGTAACGTTCATCACGTGATCCTTCCTCCGTTCACatattcgatcgtcttggatgtgacgctgcgtcacgtttctgtcctttcgtttcgtaacgtttcgatttagtatgatgcgttgccccgacctacgttttcgaggtgggtgttcgcgcgttcgtacgctacgttcgttaaagagcgtttcacgttttcgtaggacgtcttcgtctcacgttttcgagcacgatctacgaatcgtaaTTCGACtacgaccccgaccccgatccctcaCCGTCCCGTCTTGGCAcacgcgacctcgaccccgactccgattACGTTTTCGAGCTGAACGTTCACGTGTTCGATCGTTTTGGGTACAGCGCAGCGCCCCTGATTGATAATGgacgctacgttcgttaatgaTAAGATCGTGTCGTAGCACGTGTGACGAACACGTTTTCGTccacgatctacgaatcgatttcgactgc
It includes:
- the LOC132797768 gene encoding uncharacterized protein LOC132797768, with amino-acid sequence MRIHINLLFVDGPTAGIHGHYVWIKNISSLLAKQLGKQRVKRWFCNQCLQYSTSEERAAQHTLRCSRVVTEGPRKDQKITFKNHHRQLEVPFVVYADFECILEPVTLDVSANTKIINKHLSVRFILLLDQD